One window of the Leptolyngbya iicbica LK genome contains the following:
- a CDS encoding RNA recognition motif domain-containing protein, with amino-acid sequence MSVRVYVGNLPKDIEREQLEAVFAEHSEEIVSVKLVTDRKTGKCRGFGFVTVKTDEQADALVSKFSDFTLQENTLKIEKALPRSKKEDGDADSGRRKSSAKGRSKPATSSAEAAQPDPRWAGELEKLKEMLAAQTTGS; translated from the coding sequence ATGTCTGTGAGAGTCTATGTCGGCAATTTGCCGAAAGATATTGAGCGCGAGCAGCTAGAAGCCGTATTCGCCGAACATTCAGAGGAAATCGTCTCGGTTAAATTGGTCACTGATCGCAAGACGGGCAAGTGTCGAGGTTTCGGTTTTGTGACGGTCAAAACTGACGAACAAGCCGATGCGTTGGTGAGCAAGTTCAGTGACTTCACACTTCAAGAAAACACGCTGAAAATTGAAAAGGCTCTGCCTCGTTCTAAGAAAGAGGATGGCGATGCTGATTCTGGGCGTCGCAAATCGTCTGCCAAAGGACGTAGTAAACCCGCTACCAGTTCTGCAGAAGCGGCACAGCCTGATCCTCGTTGGGCGGGTGAGTTGGAGAAGCTGAAGGAAATGTTGGCGGCTCAGACTACAGGTTCGTAA
- the hisH gene encoding imidazole glycerol phosphate synthase subunit HisH has translation MTRIAVIDYDMGNLHSACKGLEKAGATTVVSDNVADWQSADGIVLPGVGAFDPAMQHLKDRDLIGPIHDIVATGKPFLGICVGLQVLFDGSEEGQEPGLGIIPGMIRRFQREPGITIPHMGWNQLTLTQPEHPLWQHVNTDDWVYFVHSFYPEPADTTMTAATVTHGSQTVTAAVAKDNVMAVQFHPEKSSTVGLQILSNFVAVIQQQTPALSR, from the coding sequence ATGACTCGTATCGCTGTAATTGACTATGACATGGGCAACCTTCACTCCGCCTGCAAGGGGTTAGAAAAAGCTGGGGCCACAACGGTGGTCAGCGACAACGTCGCCGACTGGCAAAGTGCCGATGGCATTGTTTTGCCAGGGGTCGGAGCCTTTGACCCCGCCATGCAGCACCTTAAAGATCGTGACCTGATTGGCCCCATCCACGATATTGTCGCCACTGGCAAACCCTTTTTAGGCATTTGCGTTGGGTTGCAGGTGTTGTTTGACGGCAGCGAAGAAGGCCAAGAGCCCGGATTAGGCATCATTCCCGGCATGATTCGGCGCTTTCAGCGCGAGCCCGGCATCACCATTCCCCACATGGGCTGGAATCAACTCACCCTCACCCAACCGGAACACCCTCTTTGGCAGCACGTTAACACTGATGACTGGGTGTATTTCGTCCATTCGTTTTATCCCGAACCAGCGGATACGACGATGACGGCCGCTACAGTGACCCACGGCAGCCAGACGGTGACAGCAGCGGTAGCCAAAGATAACGTGATGGCGGTGCAGTTTCACCCGGAAAAGTCGTCTACAGTCGGACTGCAAATTTTGTCGAATTTTGTGGCGGTGATTCAACAACAGACCCCGGCTTTGAGTCGCTAA
- the rsmD gene encoding 16S rRNA (guanine(966)-N(2))-methyltransferase RsmD, which yields MPLRIYGNRQLKTVPGLATRPTTGRVREALFNIWQGSIRHCRWLDVCAGNGSMGAEALCRGATTVVGIEKAGIACRTIQHNWQQVARPDQQFTLMRGDVLTQLPKLAGQTFDHIYFDPPYDAGLYDAVLMAIAQHHLLASDGELAVEHDDQWTAIALPTLTLRTQKRYGRTCLSFYTVPGEPPLDTSTQEVT from the coding sequence ATGCCTCTGCGAATTTATGGCAATCGTCAGCTCAAGACTGTGCCCGGTCTGGCGACTCGACCGACGACCGGGCGCGTTCGTGAGGCGTTGTTCAATATTTGGCAAGGGTCTATCCGCCACTGCCGCTGGCTAGATGTGTGTGCGGGGAATGGGAGTATGGGGGCCGAGGCTCTATGCCGAGGGGCCACCACCGTCGTCGGCATCGAAAAGGCTGGCATCGCCTGCCGCACGATTCAACACAATTGGCAGCAAGTGGCTCGCCCCGACCAACAGTTCACCCTCATGCGGGGCGATGTCTTGACCCAATTACCCAAGCTTGCCGGGCAGACGTTTGATCACATCTACTTTGATCCCCCTTATGATGCGGGTTTGTATGATGCGGTGTTGATGGCGATCGCCCAACACCACCTGCTCGCAAGCGATGGTGAGTTAGCTGTTGAGCATGATGACCAGTGGACGGCGATCGCACTGCCTACGCTCACTCTCCGCACCCAAAAGCGCTATGGCCGCACCTGTTTATCCTTTTACACCGTCCCTGGTGAACCGCCCCTCGACACATCAACTCAGGAGGTTACATGA